A window of Poecilia reticulata strain Guanapo linkage group LG7, Guppy_female_1.0+MT, whole genome shotgun sequence genomic DNA:
ATTGCTCCAGCAGTCGCTATGAACCACTGTTCAGTTACATGAAAATGGGCCAATACATTAACATTGTAATACATTAACATTGTGTGTGCCCCTTTTTCTAATGAGGCCCTCGGGCAACATGTCATCAAGACTCATTTAAAAAACTCAGTTTGTAAAGCGGTGGTAAGACATGGACTCCAACTGGACCCTTTGGTTTCTCAAGCCAAATTTTGAATTTTGGTCTCAATGACTTGAtgtaaaaatcaaaccaaaatgtaCATCCTATTACAGCTTAACCATAACCAACACCCTTGTGCatcatagaaaacaaaaataatgacaacCTTCAATTAAAAGACTGCTCCCACCACTTTGTTGACCTTCACCAGTGTTGGTCTTACCGTCCAGTCAGAGCACTTCATCCTCCCCGGTGCTGCCTAAGGGCGCCGTGTACAGGTGCCGGGTCCTCCCGGTCCGCAGGGCCTGCTGGTTCTTGTATCGGACCAGCGCCAAGGCGATCTCCGCGTTCCACAGAGTGCCTTCCTGCGCGCACCGAAAGTCTATTTCCTTCCCTTTAGCCATGACCACTGTGAAGTAGACCATCTCTCGCTTGTACTCCACGCACTCCACCGTTTCCATGCGTTCAAAGCGCAGCTCCTTAGCTCTGGAGCTCCACGCCGACCCCGGAGCATCACTGCCTCTGCCTTTGTAGCTGAGCAGGCGGAGCCCTTCCTCCGTGAGCACGCAGCGCTTCTTCTTCCACAGCTGGAGAAGCCCGCTGCTGCGCTTCTCCAGCAGCCCATCTCTTATCACTTTCACCGGGAAGGACATGACCTAAACCGCACGAAGAGACTCACAGTGTCTAGTCTTTCGCAGATGAATCCATTCACTTCAGTTTATTAAAGCTCCTTACAAAAACATAGCGGCGTCACACTCACTAGCCTGACTGTGCGGATAATAACAACCTTCTGTTCAGCCTATACGTAGTGTCAGCTCACCGTGCGTGGAGGTTGGCTGGCTGGTCTGCCCAGATATGTTTGGACATGCCCGACTCCACTGTGGACCTTCACCCACTTCAGCTCCAGCACCCCGCCTCCTCGCTGCTGACGGGAAGAGGAGATCCGGGCTGTTTATGAAACTCACTCCAGAGTGATGCGCGCGCGTGAGAGAGTTGTTGTGAATGAACAGTTACACCGGTACGTGGACTCGTCACGCCGCTTCCCTTCCCTTCCGAAATTTTCTCGGTTGATGAAactatgaaatgtaaaatacgTCATTCGGCATGCGGCTAATCATAACCTTCTCAC
This region includes:
- the phlda3 gene encoding pleckstrin homology-like domain family A member 3, encoding MSFPVKVIRDGLLEKRSSGLLQLWKKKRCVLTEEGLRLLSYKGRGSDAPGSAWSSRAKELRFERMETVECVEYKREMVYFTVVMAKGKEIDFRCAQEGTLWNAEIALALVRYKNQQALRTGRTRHLYTAPLGSTGEDEVL